The Hevea brasiliensis isolate MT/VB/25A 57/8 chromosome 1, ASM3005281v1, whole genome shotgun sequence genome has a window encoding:
- the LOC110670090 gene encoding rust resistance kinase Lr10-like has protein sequence MVACLFLLSIFFVHHAVGLNDHCSTSSCGMQGPPVRFPFRIKGRQPLHCSYPAAGFDLSCSEKSHTVLELPNSWKLLVQAIDYEFQVIYASYLDGFCLPRRLLFNSNLSDISPFFFMDELYYSYNLFNCSSQKEHYSLRPVSCLSDPRYHVYAISSHASFQDLVPLLSCSKLHNISILAEYGFYSLESFLPLKWYYPECSYCEAKGKYCRLKSNATGSETECYGIIKPTKGSAIKFIATGTVLGSIFLVVAAILFYRRHRFNRIEREYQSKIEKFLDDYKSFKPARYSYAVIKRMTNQFKDELGQGAYGTVFRGKLSDEILVAVKVLNNSKGNGEEFVNEVEAIGKIHHVNVIRLIGFCADGFIRALVYEYLPNSLQKFVSSADSKSHFLGWKRLQDIALGIAKGIEYLHQGCERRILHFDIKPHNILLDHNFSPKISDFGMAKFCSKDQSAVSIKTARGTAGYMAPELISRNFRNVSYKSDVYSFGVLVLEIVGGRKITHVTEGNDEEIYFPEWIYNLLEKGEDLRFEIEEEGDDKIAKKLAIVGLQCIQWNPADRPSMNVVVHMLEGEEDNLPIPPNPFSAVPTRMNSRIPGRRPHQELDVISEIE, from the exons ATGGTAGCGTGCTTGTTTCTCTTGTCCATTTTCTTCGTTCACCATGCTGTAGGCCTTAATGATCATTGCAGTACATCATCGTGTGGGATGCAAGGCCCACCTGTCCGATTTCCGTTCCGAATCAAAGGCAGGCAACCACTCCACTGTAGCTATCCTGCAGCTGGGTTTGATTTATCTTGCTCGGAGAAGAGCCATACTGTTCTGGAGCTGCCAAATTCATGGAAGCTCTTGGTGCAAGCAATTGATTACGAGTTTCAAGTGATTTATGCAAGTTATTTAGATGGATTTTGCCTTCCAAGACGGCTTCTTTTTAACTCCAATCTCTCTGATATTTCTCCCTTCTTTTTTATGGATGAACTTTACTATAGTTATAACTTATTTAATTGCTCTTCACAAAAAGAACATTATTCTCTCCGGCCAGTCTCTTGCCTAAGTGACCCTCGCTATCATGTCTACGCCATTTCTTCTCATGCTTCTTTTCAAGACTTGGTCCCGTTGCTGTCTTGCTCCAAGCTACATAACATTTCAATACTTGCAGAATATGGTTTCTATTCTCTGGAAAGTTTTCTTCCTTTGAAATGGTACTATCCAGAATGTAGTTATTGTGAAGCAAAAGGCAAGTACTGCAGATTGAAGAGCAATGCCACTGGATCTGAAACAGAATGCTACGGCATAATCAAACCAACTAAAG GGTCCGCAATAAAGTTCATAGCAACAG GGACAGTCCTGGGTTCAATTTTTCTTGTAGTAGCAGCCATTCTATTCTACCGCAGACATAGATTCAACAGAATAGAAAGAGAATATCAGTCCAAGATTGAGAAATTTTTGGATGACTACAAATCTTTCAAGCCTGCTAGATATTCCTATGCCGTTATTAAGAGGATGACAAACCAATTCAAGGATGAATTGGGCCAAGGAGCTTACGGAACTGTGTTCAGAGGAAAGCTATCTGATGAAATCCTGGTAGCTGTGAAGGTCCTCAACAACTCCAAAGGAAATGGAGAGGAGTTCGTCAATGAAGTGGAAGCAATAGGCAAAATCCACCATGTCAATGTGATTCGTTTGATTGGATTCTGTGCTGATGGGTTTATAAGAGCTCTAGTCTATGAGTATTTGCCAAATTCATTACAAAAATTCGTATCTTCGGCTGACTCCAAGAGCCATTTCCTCGGCTGGAAAAGGCTGCAAGATATTGCTCTTGGCATAGCTAAAGGGATTGAATATCTTCATCAGGGGTGCGAACGGAGAATCCTCCACTTTGATATCAAGCCCCATAACATCTTACTTGACCACAACTTCAGCCCGAAAATCTCTGATTTTGGCATGGCCAAGTTCTGTTCTAAGGATCAAAGTGCAGTGTCCATTAAAACAGCTAGAGGTACTGCTGGCTATATGGCGCCTGAATTGATCTCAAGGAACTTTCGGAATGTTTCCTACAAGTCAGATGTTTATAGCTTTGGAGTTCTAGTGTTAGAAATTGTTGGAGGAAGGAAAATTACTCATGTAACAGAGGGAAATGATGAGGAAATATACTTTCCAGAATGGATTTACAATCTTTTGGAAAAAGGGGAAGACCTTAGGTTTGAGATTGAGGAAGAGGGAGATGATAAAATTGCAAAGAAACTTGCAATTGTGGGACTCCAGTGCATTCAATGGAACCCAGCAGATCGCCCCTCCATGAATGTAGTTGTTCATATGCTGGAAGGGGAAGAAGATAATCTACCAATACCTCCTAATCCTTTTTCTGCAGTTCCTACAAGAATGAACTCTAGAATACCGGGAAGACGGCCTCACCAAGAGTTGGACGTCATCTCAGAAATAGAGTAA
- the LOC131183103 gene encoding LEAF RUST 10 DISEASE-RESISTANCE LOCUS RECEPTOR-LIKE PROTEIN KINASE-like 2.3 — protein MIRERLQIFVLLLITQIICNATDTNHCPPSSCGNIHNISKPFRLQTDPNHCGKHGYELSCENNITVLNLFRGRYYVQAINYDDFTIRLVDDGINPDDCSSIPRFPLTRSKLSEVDDRYWSVYSQPMISFIKCPNPVYSPSYLDCSTCINGGSALQTHTYAMMINENTEVSDLMELCSVEMIYLLPDEKAFENRDNDNIACVEIHRQLAYGFELMWELNYFDFYQDTNDTTNHFGIQDLPYTLMEGIYAIVYAIELIFSTFSAVDYPLIFAVIGKFLVGRALFGLPFVIAFLVFKWRRKHRSEYDTIEEFLQTHNNLMPIRYSYSHIKKITRGLKEKLGEGGFGSVYKGKLRSGQFAAVKILDKSKADGQDFINEVATIGKIHHVNVVKLIGFCAEGSRRALIYEFMSKGSLNNYITCHEGSISLSWEKLYEISLGVARGIEYLHRGCDMQILHFDIKPHNILLDENFTPKISDFGIAKFYPTKGSIPSLTAAGGTVGYMAPEIFYRNKFYKNIERVSYKADVYSFGQLVLEMADREKKVNAFVESLSDVYSPYRLHDQLSSGNLPIEDIEKEENIKARKMMITGLWCVQFQPSNRPAMNKVIEMLEGDFESLQMPPRPVLFPADSMITDGGRLSLTSDEFTESNSLAENSGGHIGNILLSAGEGQHATR, from the exons ATGATTAGAGAAAGACTTCAAATTTTTGTTTTGCTgctcatcacccaaataatttgcaATGCTACGGATACAAATCACTGTCCTCCTTCTTCATGTGGGAATATCCACAACATTAGTAAACCTTTCCGATTACAAACTGATCCAAACCACTGCGGAAAACATGGATATGAGCTTTCTTGCGAAAATAATATCACAGTGCTGAATCTATTCAGAGGAAGATACTATGTGCAGGCCATCAACTACGATGACTTCACCATCCGACTGGTGGATGATGGCATCAACCCAGATGATTGCTCCTCCATTCCTCGTTTTCCTTTAACTCGTAGCAAATTATCGGAGGTAGATGATCGATACTGGAGTGTCTATTCACAGCCTATGATTAGTTTCATAAAGTGCCCAAATCCAGTGTACTCTCCCTCTTATCTGGACTGTTCTACTTGCATTAATGGAGGTTCTGCTTTGCAGACGCATACCTATGCGATGATGATAAATGAAAATACCGAGGTATCTGATTTGATGGAGTTGTGCAGCGTAGAGATGATTTATTTGCTTCCAGATGAAAAGGCTTTCGAGAACAGGGATAATGATAATATAGCCTGCGTTGAAATTCACAGGcaacttgcatatgggtttgagcTTATGTGGGAGCTCAACTATTTCGATTTCTACCAGGACACTAATGACACTACTAACCACTTCG GTATACAAGATCTGCCCTATACATTGATGGAGGGAATCTATGCGATCGTCTATGCAATCGAAT TAATTTTCTCTACATTTTCTGCAGTTGATTACCCATTGATATTCGCTGTTATTG GAAAGTTTTTGGTTGGAAGAGCTTTGTTTGGACTTCCATTTGTAATTGCTTTTCTTGTATTCAAATGGCGAAGGAAACATCGGTCGGAATATGACACAATTGAAGAATTCCTACAAACCCATAATAACCTTATGCCGATAAGATATTCTTACTCGCACATTAAGAAGATTACTAGAGGTCTCAAGGAAAAGTTGGGAGAAGGAGGCTTTGGTTCTGTGTATAAAGGAAAGCTTCGTAGTGGTCAATTTGCTGCAGTGAAAATATTGGATAAATCTAAAGCTGATGGACAAGATTTTATTAATGAAGTTGCTACTATTGGGAAGATTCACCATGTTAATGTGGTAAAACTAATTGGTTTTTGTGCCGAGGGATCAAGACGAGCTCTTATATATGAATTCATGTCTAAAGGATCTCTTAATAATTATATTACTTGTCATGAAGGATCCATTTCTTTAAGTTGGGAAAAACTATATGAGATATCCCTTGGAGTTGCTCGTGGCATTGAATATCTACATCGAGGTTGTGACATGCAaatccttcattttgatatcaaaCCTCACAACATTCTTTTGGATGAAAATTTCACTCCAAAGATATCTGATTTTGGGATTGCTAAATTTTATCCAACCAAGGGGAGCATTCCATCTCTTACAGCTGCAGGGGGAACAGTAGGATATATGGCACCAGAGATATTCTATAGAAACAAATTCTACAAAAACATTGAACGTGTCTCATATAAAGCAGATGTGTATAGCTTTGGACAATTGGTGTTAGAAATGGCGGACAGAGAGAAGAAAGTAAATGCATTTGTTGAAAGTTTAAGTGACGTTTACAGTCCATATCGGCTTCATGACCAACTCTCTAGTGGAAACTTACCAATAGAAGATATAGAAAAGGAGGAAAATATAAAAGCTAGGAAAATGATGATAACAGGATTATGGTGCGTACAGTTTCAACCTTCTAATCGTCCTGCAATGAACAAAGTTATAGAGATGCTTGAAGGAGATTTTGAAAGCCTACAAATGCCTCCCAGGCCTGTTCTATTTCCTGCAGATTCAATGATTACGGATGGGGGAAGATTGTCATTAACATCAGATGAGTTTACAGAATCAAATAGCTTGGCTGAAAATTCGGGAGGACACATAGGAAATATTCTGCTCAGTGCAGGGGAAGGCCAACATGCCACTCGTTGA